The Streptomyces sp. NBC_00306 sequence CGCCTCGACGTGTACGGTGCGCGGACCCGCAGGGGAACGGCTGTCGGAAACGTTGTGACGCCGAGGTATTCAGTGTGCAGATTCGCTGAAGAGTGCCGTGTGTTTCGGCGGCATGTCGCCGGATGTCACGCGATGCAGTCGAGAGGCTATTCCGTGCTACCGCCGACCCTGGGTGCGCGGCACATAAAGGCATAACGGAGTTCCGTCGGGCGAGATACGGAATGGTCGAATTACTGCCGATTCTTCAGTGCTCCAGGATGCTCAACGCCCCCTTTCGGGACGAGGTGGTGCAAGGTGCGACAGCGGCATCCGCCGGAACCATTGACAAGCTGACGGTCCGTCAGGATGTTGTGGGCATGGCGAAGATGCGCGGGCGTCTGATCGGTCTCCTCATCGTCCTGACGGCCTCGTTGACGGTGGGAGAGCCGTCCGTTGCCGCTCCGGTGCCCGAACCCCAGCCGGGTACACCGCCGTTCGGTGAACGGGCCGCGGCCGTGCGCGCCGCCCCCGGCGGGCTCTGGTTCGACGAGCAGGCCGCTTCCTCGTTCACCGTCGGGAACGGGCGCTTCACCGACGGACTCGGCCGCGAGGTCGTCCTGCGCGGCTACAACGTCTCGGGCGAGACCAAGCTCGCCGAGAACAAGGGGCTGCCCTTCGCCTCCGTCGCCGACGCGGAGAAGTCGGCGGCCGCGCTGCGCAACCTCGGCGGCGGCAACACGGCGCGCTTCCTGCTCTCCTGGGCGTACGCCGAGCCCGTGCGCGGGCAGGTCGACGTCACCTACCTCGCCGCCGTCACCGCGCAGATACGGGCCTTCCTCGCGGCAGGCGTCCGCGTCTACCCCGACTTCCACCAGGACCTCTTCTCCCGCCACCTCTTCCACGAGGGCAGTTGGTACACCGGCGACGGCGCCCCGCGGTGGGTCGTCGAGGCAGGCGGCTACCCCCGGGAGTCCTGCGGGATCTGCCTCTTCTGGGGGCAGAACATCACCCAGAACGAGGCCGTGAAGCGCGCCACGTACGACTTCTGGCACAACCGGGGCGGAGTTCAGGACGCCTTCCTCGCCACCGCGCGGACCACGATGGCGTACCTCGCCGAGCACCTCACCCCGGCGGAGTTCGCCGGCATCGCCGGCTTCGACCCCTACAACGAACCGCACGCCGGGACCTACGACGCCGGCCAGAGCAGCCCGGCCTGGGAACGGGACGTCCTCTGGCCGTTCTACGAGAAGTTCCGTGCCCGCATGGACGAGGCGGGCTGGCGCCACAAGCCCGCGTTCGTGGAGCCGAACCTCTTCTGGAACGCCAACCTCGCCTTCCAGAAGCAGGAGGGCGGCCTGCTGGACGCCGGGACGCTCGGCCCGCGCTACGTCTTCAACACCCACTTCTACGACCAGAAGGCCATCTCCGGCATCTTCATGTGGGGCAAGGCGGCCGACGGCCAGTACAGCGGCGACTTCGGCACGGTCCGCGACCGCGCGGCGGCCGCGGGAACGGCGGGCATCGTCAGCGAGTTCGGCCACCCGCTCACGGGCTCGGTCTCCGACAAGGCCCCGACGATCGGCAAGGCGATGTACCAGGCCCTGGACTCCCGCCTGCCCGGCGCCACATGGTGGTCACGCCCCCAGGACTCGGGCCCGGTTCTCTCGGGCACCCAATGGCAGTGGGACATCTACCACGGCCGCCACCACGAACTCATGAACGGCAACCCGGACAAGGTCCTGACCGCGGCGGACGCGTGGAACGACGAAGACCTCTCGGCCGTCCGCCTGGACGACTCCGGCACCCCGGTCCTGCGCCAGGACGCCCGGCTCCTGGACCGGCTGTACCCGAGCGCCGTGGCAGGCCGCACGGTGGCCTTCACCTACGAGGACCGGGCGCGCGACGGCTCGACGACGCTGACATGGAACCCGGTCCCGGCCTCGCTGCCGAAGGTCCGCGAACTGGTGGGGGCGGGCCAGTACGGTCTCCTGCTCTGGCGCTCGACGGGCGTCACCGCGCCGACAGAACTGCACCTGCCGGCCTCGTTCCCGAGTGCGACGACGACGGTGGTCTCGGACGTGGGTTCGGTACACGGCTTGCCGGCGTATGCGGCGGGGGTACCGGTGGCAGTGGCGCCGGAGGTGGGCGGAACGGGAAGCAGGCGGCTACTGCTGACACCGGCGCCCGAGGGGCTGCACTACGCACTGGTGACGAACGGGGCGGAGGCGTCGGCGCCGTCGGGGGAGCTGCTGCGGGCGGCGAAGGCGGAACTGGCGGGGTGGGCGGCGGGGCGGGGCTGAATCCTCTCCCCTTTTCCCGGCCGCAGTGACCGCTGACGGTCTCTCACCATGTCCTCACAGGTCGTCTGGAACCTTGTAGAGCCCATCAGTTGTCTCATGCGAGAGTAGATGATCTTAAAGTCGTACTGGTTGTTGTGACGGGGGTAGGTGCGTCGTGGGTTACACGATTCCTGAGGGCGTCGACACGATGCTCGACGTGGTCGGCGTGGGCTGGCCCAACGTCGACGAGGACGCGTACCGCGATATGGCGGACGCGCTGCGGGAGTTCGCGGACGACGCGGACGAGGACGGCCATGCCGCGCACCAGCACGTCCAGCGCCTGCTTTCCAGCGGTCAGAGCGAATCACTGACGGCGCTGGACAAGCACTGGAAGAAGGTGTCGGGCAAGCACAAGGACCTGGCGAAGGCGGCCCGCATCATCGCCGGCGCGCTGGACCGGGTGGCCGACATCATCGTGGCCCGGAAGATCGCCGCGGTCGGCGAACTCGCCGACCTGTGCGCCACGGTGGGCATCACCCTGGCGTTCGCTCCGGTGACCGCCGGTCTGTCGACGCTCATCGCGGGAGCGAAGATCGCGGCCACCCGGATCGCGTTCAAGCGGATCCTGAAGGAGATGGCGGAGGCAGCGGTCTCGGAGATCGTCGCGACGCTGACCCAGCCCGCGGTCGCCGCGATCGAGAACGTGGTGGCGGACCTGGCCATCCAGACCGCGATGAACATCGCCGGGGTGCAGGACGGGTACGACAAGGACCAGACGGTGAAGGCCGGGAAGGAGGGCCTTCAGCTCAACTCCGCCTCTGGCCCCGGCGGTCCGGGACCCGGTGGCGGGCCGGTGATCGACCACGACGCGCACGGCAATGTGGGGATGCACCTGGCCGGCGTGCAGGTGTCGATGAACAACAAGGCCGGGAGCAAGCTCGGCAAGGCCAAGGGCCACCACGGCCGCGCCAAAGGCAAGGACTCCCTGACCGCGGTCCTGGACACGACCATCGAAGGCGTCACGGAGAAGCTCGGCAAGGCGCTGAAGGACCTGGGCGAACACGTCGGCACGACCTTGCCGAAGGCGATCGGCAAGAGCTCGAAGACGCACAAGGAAACCGACCAGGACATCCACGACAGGGTGCGCGGGATCAAGGGCGGGGACCGCAAGGGCGAGGGTGGGGTGGAGGGGCGGCGGGGTGCTTCGGGGCCTGCGCGACCCCGTCCCAAGTCGATGCGAGAGCTGGTGGAACGGGCCCGCGAGGTCGCGATGGCACTCCTCAGCAGGCGGTGCAAGACCGACCCGGTGGATGTGGCGACCGGCGAAATGGTTCTCACCCAGACGGATCTCGCCCTGCCGGGCGTCCTGTCCCTGGTACTGAGGCGCACCCACATATCCAGCTATCGCTTCGGCACCTGGTTCGGCCCCAGCTGGGCCTCCACGCTCGACGAACGCCTGGAGATGACCGGCGCGGGCGCTGCCTGGGCACGGGAGGACGGCTCCGTCCTGGTCTATCCGGCGCTTCCGTCCGAGGACGGCGAGGTGGAGGTGTTGCCGCTGGAGGGTGAGCGGATGCCTCTCGTTTTCGAGGAGCGAGGGGTCCTCGGCGATGTCACGTACGCGGTCACGGATCCGCGTTCGGGTATCACCCGGCGGTTCACGGGCAACCCGTACGGCTCGGGTCTGTACTGGCTGGGTGAAGTCGAGGACCGCAACGGCAATGCCGTACTGATCGGCCGCGGCGAGGACGGCCTGCCCGTCACTGTCGTCCACGAGGGCGGGTACCGCGTGCGCGTCACCACCGACCCCGGCCTGGGCCGGGTCACCGCTTTGGACGTGCAGACTCCTGAAGGGCCGGTGCGGGTCGCGTCCTTCGGCTACGACCCGGAGCGGAACCTGGAGGCCGTCTCGGGCGCATCCGGCGTGCCGTTGCGTTTCACCTACGACGACGAGCGCCGCGTCACGTCGTGGACCGACCGCAATGATCACACCTACTCCTATGTGTACGACACCGCGGGGCGGGTGGTGGAGACGATCGGCCCCGACGGGGCCCTCTCCTCGCACTTCTCCTACGACTCCGAGTCCCGCGTCACCCGGTTCACGGACTCCACCGGGGCGGTCACCGTCACCCGCCTGAACAGCCTCGGCCAGACCATCGCCGAGACCGACGCCCTCGGCCACACCGTGCTGTTCACCTGGGACCGCTACGACAATCTGCTCTCCCGCACCGACGAACTCGGGACCACGTCCCGGTTCACCTACGACGAACGCGGCAACCTGACCACGGTGCACTACCCGGACGGACGGGAGGCGTCGGCCACGTACGACGACCTGCACCTGCCGGTATCGATGACGGGTCCGGACGGCACTGTCTGGCAGCAGGCATTCGACGAGTCCGGCAACCGAACCACGATCATTGCCCCCGACGGAAACTCGACCGCGTTCACATACGACGGGGCCGGCGCCCTCGCCACGGTGACCTTCCCCAACGGCACCGTGGAGCGGCGCACCAACGACCCGGCGGGTCTGACGCTATCGGTCACCGATCCGCAGGGCGCAACCTACGCGGTCAGGCGCGATGCCTTCGGGCAGCCCTGTGAGTCGATCGATCCAGCCGGGTCGGTCACCCGCCTGGAGTGGACGCATGAGGGCTGGCTGTCGCGATGCACGGCACCGGACGGCACGAGCGAGTCGTGGACGTGGGACGAGGAGGGCAACTGCCTCTCGTACACCAATCCCATGGGCGGCGTTGTCGGGTTCGAGTACACGTGGTTCGACCTGCTCGCCGCCCGGACGGGCGCCGACGGGGCACGCTACGAGTTCACCTACGACACCGAGCTACGGGTCACCGGCGTCCTCAACCCGCAGGGCAGGACGTGGAGTTACCGTTACGGACCGACCGGTCTCCCCACATCGGAATCCGATTTCGACGGGCGTACCACTACGTACGACCACGATGCCGCAGGACGCCTCATCGCCCGTACGAGCCCTCTCGGCCGGCGCATCGCCATGTCGTACGACGCCGTCGGCAACGTGGTGGCGAAGGACGCCGCCGGAATCGTCACCCGCTACTCCTACGATGTCGCGGACCGACTGACCCGGGCCGAGTCACCGACATCCACGCTCGCCGTGGAGCGCGACGCGACGGGGCGGCTGCTGGCAGAGACCGTCGACGGGCGCGCCATGTTCTTCGGCTACGACGCACACGGCGAACTGGTGTCGCGCACCACCCCCACGGGGGCGGTGACCTCGTACTCGTACGACGCCGGCGGCAACCGGGTGCGCGTCGAAGGGTCCGGGCACGTCCTCGACTACAGGCGCGATGAACTGGGCCGCGAGCTGCAGCGCTCGTTCGGGCCCTCCGACGCACCGGTAACGCTCGCGTCGGGCTGGGACGCGATCGGTCGCCTGACGTCGCAGACGGTTTCCACAGCGCGGCGCACAGTCTGCTCGCGGGCATTCGCCTATCGCGCCGACGGCTTTCTCACCTCAGCGACCGACCAACTGAGCGGCCTGACGACGCGGTTCGAGCTTGACCCGGTGGGCCGCCCGCTCGGCGTCACTGCCGGCGACTGGTCGGAGAGTTACACGTACGACGCCACCGGAAACCAGACCGGCGCTCAATGGCCCGACAAGGCCCGCCACACGGAGGGCCGCGGCGAACGGACCTACGACGGGACGCGCCTCCTCGGAGCGGGCGGTGTGCGCTACGAGTACGACGTCGCCGGACGGATCGTGCTGCGCCAGAAACGGCGCCTGTCCCGCAAGCCCGATACCTGGCGCTACGCGTGGGATGCCGAGGACCGCCTGGAGTCCTGCACCACCCCCGACGGCACGGTCTGGCGATACACCTACGACCCGCTCGGGCGCCGCACGGCCAAGCACCGCATGGCACCCGACGGAGCTACGGTCGCAGCCACCGTTCACTTCGCCTGGGACGACACGCGGTTGGCCGAGCAGACGGACACCTCGACCGGGGTGACGCTGACCTGGGACCACGAGGGGTACCGCCCCGTCTCCCAGCTGGAACGCCGTACAGTCGCGGACTCCTCGCAGGACGAGGTCGACAGCCGCTACTTCGCCATCGTCACCGACCTCGTCGGCACGCCCACCGAACTCGTCGACGAGCAGGGCCGGATCGCCTGGCACAAGCGCTCCACGGTCTGGGGCCTCACAGCCTGGGCCCGCGAAGCGGACGCTTACACTCCGCTGCGCTTCCCCGGTCAGTACGACGACCCGGAAACCGGTCTCCACTACAACCTCCAGCGGCACTACGACCCGGAGACGGCGCGCTATGTGTCGGCGGACCCGTTGGGCTTGGCGCCGGCGCCCAATCCGGCGACCTACGTGACCAATCCGTACACGTGGATGGACCCTGAGGGGCTGATCTCCAAGGGCTGTACGGTCAACGGTGGTTGGTACGGCGGTCTGATGCCCGCGAATCTGAAGGACAAGACGACGGGCAAGCCCCTGTACGGCGTCAGGATGGAGGTCAATCACATTCCACCCAAGGCGGCCTGGAAAGACGTCACCAACCCTGGCTTCTATCGAGCGGGGAAACCGCACGACGAGCAGGAGGTTCGCCGGGGACCGGCCATCCGCATGGAGCGGGACGATCACCTGGACCTCTACAGCACCGGATACAGCGTCCAGACGCAGGCATGGCATCTGAGGCAGCGAGAGCTGATCAGCCAGGGGCGTCTGACCGAGGCGATGAGGATGGATATCGTCGACATCAAGAGTAAGTTCCCTGGGAAGTACGATCAGCACATCGAGGAGATGGTCGCGAGTCTCAAACACAATAAGCCGCTCCAGGCCATGCTGGCCAAGCGCGGCTGGTCGATCGACGAAGCGGCCCTGTTGGCCTGAGACGGGTTGCGGCCGAGCATAGAAAGCAGAACAACGATGGACATTGAAATCGTGCCTCATGTCGGCGCCGGACCGTTCCGTCTCGGCATGTCCTTCGATGAGGCCATGCAAGTGGCGCACGAGCGGGGCACTGTGAAGCACGGTGCCGAAGGCGAAAGGCCGCCTGGCAAGTATGTGGTGAAGCAGCCCGACACCACCCTCAACTTTGTGCTCATCTTCGAAGCAGACGAGAAATTGGACGGCATCGAATTGTGGCGCTTTCTGAGTGAGGACGAGGACGTGCAAGTCACCCTCGACGGGTTCGATGTCTTCCGCACCCCGAAGAAGGAGCTGCGCCGCCGGATCGAGGGCCGCGGACACGTCATCGATTACAACGACCTCGGCTTCGACGGTATCCCGGACCTCAACGTCATCCTCGCCAACGCGAGCAGCCAGGAGTTCCCCACCGATCCGAGGACCGGTGCCCCGCTGTACTTCGACTACGCGTTGGTGGCCACGAGGATCGCCTTGTGAAGCCGTCGAGCGGATGGACGCCCGACCTGTTGCCGCTCGTAGGTGCGCGATGATTCCGGAGCTGTTGCCGAAGGCGGGGGTGTCCGAGGTTGCCGGCTTGCACCGAGTCGGCAACAGGGAATGAGCAGCACGTATGGATGTCGATATTCTGCCGCACATCGGTGCTGGCCCGTTCCGGCACGGCATGCCCTTCGACGAAGCCATGGAGAGCGCTCATAGGCTGGGCCGGATCAGTCATCGGCCAGGGGCCGAGCGGCCGCCGGGGATGTATGCGGTGAACCTCGATGACTCCGCGTTCCCATTCGTCCTGTCCTTCCCTCAGGACGGGACGCTGACTGCTGTTGAGCTCTGGCGCTTCCGCGTGGAGGACGCCGATATCAACGCCACCTTCGATGGACTGGACGTTTTCCGTACTCCCGGCGAGCAGCTGGTTTCGCAGATGGAGGAAAGCGGTCACTCCGTCGCCTGACGGATTCCCAGCGACGGCGAGCGGATCGGAACTGCGGCGTGGACATGGACCTGGTACTCGACCCTCCTCGTGGAGTGGCGCCCGTGCTCCTGGGGATGACACTGGATGAAGCGGTGTCCGCGGTGAGTGTCTGGGGCGAGGCCAAGGTGCTGCGCCGTAGCACCCGCAGGTCCGTGAAGGTCTTGGCAGTGTGCGAAGGCGTCAGCTATCAGGCGCTGCTGGAGGACGGGGAGCGCGTCACCGCGATCGAACTGTGGTGGCCGGGTGAAGGCAAGGAGACCAACACGCGCGTCCTGCTGGACGGCGACGACGTCTTCAGGACACCGGCCGAGGACATCCTCGAACGCGCGAGGGCGGCGGGCCTGCGTGTCGACGATTCCCAGCCGGATTCTCCGGTCGTCCCCGGCGTCTCGCTGGGATTCACACGGCAGACGTCGCAGGAAGTTCCCCGTGACTCCCACGGCCTTCCGCTGTATTTCACGTCCGTCCTTGTCGGGAACGAGGACTATTACAACTACCGCTACGAGAGCGGCTCTTGACGGCACTCAGGGTGAACGTCAGTCGCCCACAACCTTCTCGGTGGGGGGCAAGCAGTGTGGCCCCGGGGGTGGACAACGTGAGGAGGGGACGATGATTCTGGAGCTGCTGCCGGAGGTGGGAGTTGCCACGCTCAGGCTCGGTATGTCGGCCGACGAGGCGGTTGGGGCCGCGCGCGAACTGGGCTTTGCCCCTTCCGACCCGGAATACGGCGGCGCGCCTGGGCAGGTGCTCTGCGAGCATGAGGAGTCCCAGACGGAGTTCAATCTCGGCTTCACCAAGGGCGCGCTGACAGACATCCACGTCTACCGGTTCCGAGTCGAGGACGCGGATGTGACGGTCGTCCTCGACGGGCTCGACGTCTTCCGGACTCCCAGTGAAGATCTGTTGGAGCGCCTTGAGGAGCGTGGCCACACGGTCGAGCAGAACGACGACGGCGTGGACACCCTTCCCGCCCTCAAAGTCATTCTGTCGAACGAGAGCAGCTTCGAATACCCGATGGACGAGGAGGGGGACCCGGTCTACTTCGACTACGCCCTCGTCACCTCGGTGGACTTCTTTGGGCCGCGCGGGGACTGACCCCTGCGGCCGTCCGGGGCGGGCACGGTCGCGGCCAACAGTGGAACAGGGACCGACGGTGCCTTGTACCGCGCCGGGCTGTGCTGCCGGGTGACGACCTATCGCGGGCGATCCGGCTGAAGCCAGCGCTGCTGGGGGACGGGCAGCAGGTCACGGCGACAGACCTGTGGTGGTCGGGCGAGGGCAAGGAGACCGGCACGCGCGTGCCGCTGGACTGCGAGGACGTCTTCCGAACGTCCGCGGGGGACATCCTCGAATGTTCACGGGCGCGAGCGCGGCCGGAATCCCCGGTCATTCCCGGAGCCTCGCTGGGCTTCACCGGCGGACGTCACACTGGAACGTACCGTGGCGCGCGGTCGGGGCTGCGCGCTGCCTGGGCCTCGGTGGGCTTCGGGGGTCCGCGCGGAGGCTGACGAACTGCAACAGCGGCACTGGCGGGGGTTTCTGTGACCAGCTTCGACGACCTCGTCCGGCTCTGTCCGCCCCCGGCCGACCCGCCCCGGGTGGACTGGGACGCCGTCGAAGGCACCCTGGCCATTCGGCTGCCGGAGGACTACAAGCAGCTGGCCGCCGCCTTCGGTCCCGGCGCATTCTGCAACTTCATGCGCGTTCACCACCCGCACGGGGCGACCGACTGGGTCTGTCTCACCGGCTCGATGCCTGCCACTGTTCGTGCCCAGCTGGAGCAGGACCGCAATCGAGGCACCGACACCGGGCCCCATGACCCGGCGAACCTCTTCGCCATCGGGGTGACCGACAACGGCGAGTACTTGTTCTGGGTCAGCGAACCGGCCACGGAGCCTGATACCTGGTGCATTGCTGTCAACGAAGCCCGTGGCCCCGGCTGGTACACCTTCGACGGCACACTCACCGACTTCCTCGCGTCGGTGCTCAGCGGCACGACACGCGTGCCGTTGTTTCCGGATGATCTCCTCGCCCAGGGGCCGTCTTTCGCCCCCTCCGCAACAGCATCCGGCGACCCCGAGCCCTCAGCTCCCCGTGCTCCCCGAGCCCTTGACGGCAAGACGGTCCGAGCCTGGGCCCGCGCCAACGGCTACCAGGTACCGGACCGCGGACGCATCCCCGCCGAGATCCTCACCGCGTGGGAGCGGGCCAACAGCAGCGCGCCGTGATGGCCGGTTCTTACCCACGCGGGGGAGTCAGCGCGTTCACCAGCTCCGCCAGCGCCACCGCCAGCGGAGTCAGCCCCGGCCCCGTCGGCCCTCCCGGTTCCTTCATGTAGACGTCCCGCCGGATCTCGACCATCAGCGCGCTGACCCGGGCGTCCTTGGCGTAGTACTCCAGCGGTACGTACGTCCCGGTGAAGGGGCTGTTGATGCCGGTGCCGCCGAAGTCCCCGAACGCCTCCTGTGCGAGGGCGAGAAGTTCGGGCGGAGTGTGGAAGGCGTCCGTGCCCAGGCAGATGGGCGGCCGCGGGCCGTCGCCGTGGAGTTCGTACGGCAGGGGCTCGCTCGGGTACGAGTGGACATCGATGATCACGGCTCGCCCGGCCGTCTCCAGCCGGTCCGCAACGGCCGCGGTCATGGCCGCCGCGTACGGGTGGAAGTAGCGGTCGATCAGCGGCCGGCCGTCGAAGCCGTCGGGGCGGAGCGGCTCCCGGTGCGTGGTCCGCGTGTAGACCGCGCCCATGCCGACCGAGAGCATTTCCTCCCGCTCATCGGGGAAGCGTTCCGGGTCGATCACCAGCCTGGACAGCCGGTTGACGAACTGCCAGGGCGGGAGGGGGCAGAGTCCGGCGGCCGCGGTGGCCAGTTCGGCCGTATGGGAGTCGGTGATGTGGCCGAGTTCGGCCGCGAGGGAGTCGTCGTCCAGCAGGATCCCGTCACGCACGGACGCCGGAAGCGCCCGCGAGGAGTGCGGGACGTGAAGGATCACCGGCGACGCCTCGGCACCGGCCAGCAGATGGAAGGGCTCGCGCGCGTTCTCGGGGAGTGTGGTCATCGCCTTCTCGTGGGCCGGGGCCGGTGGCCGGTGTCGGACTCCACGACCGTAGCCGAGCGCAGCCCCGACGAAGGGTGGGCGGGCAGGTCGTGGCGACCGGAGCACCTGATAACTTCTGCGAATTGTGACCAGCGGCAAAGAGCACGAGGGGGGCGCGTGAGCGACGCGGGGGAGGACCGGGCAGGCACACGGCTGCCCGAGGGAGTGCCGCCGATGAGACCACGGTGGCTGCCGCGGATACCGGGCAGGCCTGATCAAGGGCCTTGGCGGCGCCGGTCCAACCAACTGCTGTACGTTCTCGCGCTGGCCGGGATGGGAGCGAGCCTCTGGGCGTTCTGGCTCACGCTGGAGGACATGGGCGAGAAGGCCGACAGCAAAGACCGGATCGCCGAAGCGTGCGCGGGACTTGTGGACGCCGATGCCGTGTTGTCGCTGCGAGGCGGGGTGGTCAGGACGCAAGCCGACAGCGGTGCGGACTCCGGGCTCCGTATCGACTCCCTGCCGAGCGCGTGCCGGATCTACGGGGTATCGGAGTCCGGACGATCGGACGGCCTCTTCTCACTCGTGGTCCGCGCGACGGCCGACGGTCGTCCCCTGCATGTCGTGGGCGACGAGAGCAGGCTGGAACCGTTCCAGAACCCGTTGGGCCGTGAGAGCGACGACGAGGATGTGACCCGCACGGCGGACCACGCGGAGCCCCACCCCCTGGGGGACGGCGCTCCGGGTGACTACCGCGACGACTCCGTGACGGTACGGGCGGTGTGCGCGTCGGGGAAGCCCGCAACTCTGTCGGTCACCGCCCGGGCCGACTACGAGGACGTGTCGGACCAGGACCGCCGGACGCTCGCCGAGGTCGCCCACGGGTCGGCGGTGAAGGCCGCCGCTCGGCTGAAGTGCGACGCGAAGGTGTCTGCTCTTCCGGCGGAGTTGCCCACGCCGGGACGGGAACTCGGCGACCCGACGTCCGCGAAGGCGTCCTGCGGTTGGTACCGGGGTTACCTGGGCCGTACGGACCGGGGGCGGCTGCCCGACCGCGTGCTGGAGGCACCGCTCGGTGCCAAGAGCTCCACGGAGTCGTGCCTGTTGGCGGTCAGCCCGACCGCCGTGGGCGAGATCGCCGACGATCTGAAGGGATCGGACAGGGAGTTCGCCGAACCGGCGCTCACCCACTCTCCGTGGTGGATGAGGGCATCGTCGTTCCTCGGCACCGAGGCCGAGTCGGTGGGGCACTCGCTCTTCACCGACACCACCTTCCTGAAGCCGGGCACGGCCGGGGGTGACGAGGGTGCCGGCGTCTGGTGGGCCTCCTCCGTCTGCGACGGGCGGCCTGCCCTGCACGCGCTCACCGTGAGCTACACGTACGACGGCGTCGTGAGCGGGCAGATGGCCGCGCTACTGCGTGCGTACGTGGATGACGTGACCGAGCGCAGGGGGTGCACGGACGTCGTGTTCCCGCCGGCTTCGGTATTCGCGCCGAAGTAATGGGTGGCCTGGCGTGCCGGTTCCGGACGAGGACGGGGGCGACGGCACGCTACGTATCAGCGGCACCTGCACCCGAGGTGGACACAGGACATGGACTGCACACGCTTCGCGGCTGAACTCATGGCCCAGGAAGAGTTTCCCGGATTCGCGCTTCACCCTCGCGACGCCTGGCTGGTGTGCGACGGAGCGTGCTGGCTGGTGGCCGAGCGGACGGGGGAGACCATCGTGGGGCGGGTCGACGAGGACTCCTCTCGTGTCCTCACTCGGCAGCGACGTTGGCCTTCGCCCCGGCCCGGACCAGGGCATGGATTCGCCTCCCCGCTCCCCGACGGCGGTCTCGCAGTCAGTGGCAGGGACGCCATCACCGTGTACGACGCGGACGGGTGGGTGCGCTGGACGTACAGCCACGACGCCTGGCCCGGCGAAGGGAACATCGGCTCCGGTGCGTGCGTCGCCGATGCATCGGGTCGCCTGCTGCTCGCCACGGTGTCGGGTCCGGCGGAGCCCGGCTCGTACCCGGGTGACCTGTGTATCGCCCTCGACCTGGCCGGTGGCCGGCGGGTGACGCAGACCGTGCTGCCGTCCGCCTCCTCGGGCTACACCTTTCAGCGGTCGCTGACCGATCCCTCGCAGGTGTTCCTCGACGCGGCGGGAGGCGACACGTTCCACTCCC is a genomic window containing:
- a CDS encoding N-formylglutamate amidohydrolase; this encodes MTTLPENAREPFHLLAGAEASPVILHVPHSSRALPASVRDGILLDDDSLAAELGHITDSHTAELATAAAGLCPLPPWQFVNRLSRLVIDPERFPDEREEMLSVGMGAVYTRTTHREPLRPDGFDGRPLIDRYFHPYAAAMTAAVADRLETAGRAVIIDVHSYPSEPLPYELHGDGPRPPICLGTDAFHTPPELLALAQEAFGDFGGTGINSPFTGTYVPLEYYAKDARVSALMVEIRRDVYMKEPGGPTGPGLTPLAVALAELVNALTPPRG